From one Halanaerobium saccharolyticum subsp. saccharolyticum DSM 6643 genomic stretch:
- a CDS encoding DUF4914 family protein — protein sequence RQPEVGQKAYDIGGKILSDFFKKCIKEYLEPGLNPIGKKIIETALNDGSVEAYSDLIKYFIPLFLIICGKAQE from the coding sequence ATCGTCAGCCAGAAGTAGGCCAAAAAGCCTATGATATAGGTGGTAAAATTCTTTCTGATTTCTTTAAGAAATGTATCAAAGAATATTTAGAGCCTGGACTTAATCCGATTGGTAAAAAAATTATTGAAACTGCACTTAATGATGGCAGTGTAGAAGCTTATAGCGATTTAATAAAATATTTCATTCCACTTTTTTTAATTATCTGTGGTAAAGCCCAAGAATAA